A genomic segment from bacterium BMS3Abin11 encodes:
- the hmuU gene encoding hemin transport system permease protein HmuU: MTHKYKLLSLLLLLVPASMLLALLSGSSNIGIKELLPVLSGESSALTKIIFTLRIDRALDAFIVGALLSMAGALLQVLLRNPLAEPYILGISGGAGAFTLAALLLGVSSGWTPLTAFVGALISTLLVFSISFSNGKWTTERLLLTGVVIAAGWGAVISFLLSLSNQQQMQGILFWLMGDLSQASQTATGFYILPITFIASWAIARPLNLLAHGEQQAAALGENIKILRMMIFILAAAMTATAVSMAGSIGFVGLIIPHTLRLIGLRDYRLLLPAAVLAGGSFLVLADTLARTLLAPQQIPVGVITALIGVPVFLVLLQRQYKNR, translated from the coding sequence ATGACCCATAAGTACAAACTACTCAGCCTGTTATTGCTGCTTGTCCCTGCCAGCATGTTGCTGGCGCTACTTTCCGGCAGTTCAAATATCGGTATTAAGGAGTTACTTCCTGTCCTGTCGGGCGAGTCAAGCGCTTTAACGAAAATAATTTTTACGCTACGCATCGACAGGGCGCTGGATGCCTTCATCGTCGGCGCGCTACTATCAATGGCTGGCGCACTGTTACAGGTGTTGTTACGCAACCCATTAGCAGAGCCCTATATTCTGGGCATTTCAGGTGGTGCCGGCGCATTTACCCTGGCAGCTTTGTTACTGGGTGTTTCATCAGGCTGGACACCGCTGACAGCCTTTGTCGGAGCGCTCATATCAACTCTGCTAGTATTCAGCATCAGCTTCTCTAATGGTAAATGGACTACTGAGCGCCTGCTGCTAACGGGTGTCGTTATCGCCGCAGGCTGGGGCGCTGTCATCAGCTTTCTGCTTTCACTTTCCAACCAGCAGCAGATGCAGGGAATATTATTCTGGCTAATGGGAGATCTGTCTCAGGCCAGCCAGACAGCCACAGGATTTTACATCTTGCCTATCACGTTTATCGCAAGCTGGGCAATTGCCCGGCCCCTAAATTTACTGGCGCACGGTGAACAGCAGGCCGCTGCTCTGGGAGAGAACATCAAAATACTGAGAATGATGATATTTATTCTGGCAGCTGCAATGACTGCCACCGCCGTCAGCATGGCCGGTAGTATCGGTTTTGTCGGACTGATCATCCCGCATACGCTACGATTAATCGGTCTAAGAGACTACAGATTACTATTACCAGCTGCCGTATTGGCTGGTGGCAGCTTCCTGGTACTCGCTGACACCCTGGCACGCACCCTGCTCGCACC
- a CDS encoding haloacid dehalogenase-like hydrolase, with the protein MALAIFDLDNTLLRGDSDYLWGRYLIDKGAVDRESHQQQNERFYQEYLNGQMDIMAFLHFQLAPLSRIPMPELLQMREEYINDRIKPIITDEAKALVEKHRQQGDSLLIITATNDFVTRPIAGLFGVDELIATNAECINGQYTGEISGIPSYQQGKVTRLHSWLTESGSNMHDSWFYSDSHNDLPLLQEVDNPVAVNPDPQLTAYAKQSGWQVIHLAEPKGSSD; encoded by the coding sequence GTGGCACTGGCAATCTTTGATCTTGATAACACCCTCCTCAGAGGAGACAGTGATTATCTTTGGGGCAGGTACCTGATCGATAAAGGCGCTGTTGATCGGGAATCCCATCAACAGCAGAATGAACGTTTCTATCAGGAATACTTAAACGGCCAGATGGATATAATGGCCTTTCTGCATTTTCAACTAGCACCGCTGTCCCGTATCCCCATGCCTGAACTATTGCAAATGCGGGAAGAGTATATTAATGATCGCATCAAGCCTATCATTACCGACGAGGCAAAAGCGCTAGTTGAGAAGCACCGGCAACAGGGTGATAGCTTGCTTATCATCACCGCAACGAATGACTTTGTAACGCGCCCGATCGCTGGTCTATTCGGTGTGGATGAACTCATCGCGACCAATGCAGAATGTATTAACGGCCAGTACACAGGTGAAATCAGCGGCATTCCCAGCTATCAGCAGGGCAAAGTGACTCGCCTGCATAGCTGGCTGACAGAGTCAGGTAGCAACATGCATGATAGCTGGTTTTACTCAGATTCACACAACGACCTGCCGCTTCTGCAGGAAGTCGACAATCCAGTAGCCGTCAACCCGGATCCACAGCTGACCGCATATGCCAAACAATCAGGATGGCAGGTAATACACCTCGCGGAACCAAAAGGATCCTCTGATTAA
- the rppH gene encoding RNA pyrophosphohydrolase, with amino-acid sequence MLDKEGYRPNVGIVLCNNDQQVLWARRIKHDGWQFPQGGVKEYESADDAMYRELREEIGLKPHHVKIIGRTSDWLHYDLPRSCRRYGHSRFRGQKQLWFLLRLTGCDGDVCLDLSDCPEFDHWRWVTYWQPLKQVVNFKRDVYQAALRELESFL; translated from the coding sequence ATGCTGGACAAAGAAGGCTACAGACCTAATGTCGGCATCGTATTGTGTAATAATGATCAGCAGGTATTGTGGGCCCGTCGCATCAAACATGATGGCTGGCAGTTTCCGCAAGGTGGCGTGAAAGAGTATGAATCTGCAGACGATGCCATGTATCGTGAATTAAGAGAGGAAATTGGCCTAAAGCCACATCACGTCAAGATTATCGGTCGCACCAGCGACTGGCTACATTATGATTTGCCACGATCCTGCCGGCGTTACGGACATTCCCGCTTTCGCGGTCAAAAACAACTCTGGTTTCTATTACGTCTAACAGGTTGTGATGGTGATGTTTGCCTTGATCTGAGTGATTGTCCTGAGTTTGACCATTGGAGATGGGTCACCTACTGGCAGCCCTTAAAGCAGGTGGTGAATTTTAAACGGGATGTATATCAGGCGGCATTGCGGGAGCTAGAATCTTTCCTTTAG
- a CDS encoding peptidyl-prolyl cis-trans isomerase cyp18, with product MKFIKTILLFSLLASISLVPAHAKEDPVVLFETSAGNFEVTLNPGKAPITVKNFLTLVDQKHYNGTIFHRVIKNFMIQGGGLDTSMKKIGGVLPIRNEADNGLKNLKGTIAMARTSDPHSATDQFFINTKDNNSLNHTGKNMRGWGYTVFGKVTSGMDVVMKIENSDTDTRKGRRDVPVKTVEILKVTRKVELAPAR from the coding sequence ATGAAATTTATTAAAACTATTTTATTATTTTCTCTACTGGCCAGCATAAGCCTCGTTCCGGCACACGCTAAAGAAGACCCCGTTGTTTTGTTTGAAACCAGTGCTGGAAATTTTGAAGTAACTTTGAACCCTGGAAAGGCACCCATTACAGTCAAAAACTTCCTAACCCTTGTAGATCAGAAACATTACAACGGCACCATTTTTCACCGGGTGATCAAAAACTTCATGATTCAGGGCGGTGGGCTGGATACTTCGATGAAAAAGATTGGCGGTGTCTTGCCGATCAGAAATGAAGCGGATAATGGGCTGAAGAATCTGAAAGGCACTATCGCCATGGCACGTACCAGTGATCCTCATTCAGCCACCGATCAGTTCTTTATAAATACCAAAGATAACAATAGCCTGAATCATACGGGAAAAAATATGCGTGGTTGGGGTTATACCGTTTTCGGTAAAGTCACTAGTGGTATGGATGTGGTAATGAAAATTGAAAACAGTGATACCGATACCAGGAAAGGTCGCAGAGATGTGCCTGTAAAGACTGTCGAGATATTGAAAGTTACACGAAAGGTGGAACTGGCACCTGCCAGGTGA